A single Crateriforma conspicua DNA region contains:
- a CDS encoding bifunctional 5,10-methylenetetrahydrofolate dehydrogenase/5,10-methenyltetrahydrofolate cyclohydrolase yields the protein MTATLLNGKQIAQEIRAEIAEQVRRRVQAGKSQPKLCAILVGDDPASQVYVRNKERACEKAGIAGTVDRLPATTTGTELLARIEQLNHDPTVHGILVQLPLPKSESSADPLDERRVLDAVSPLKDVDAFSPVNVGLLMQGRPRFLPCTPHGVVQLLHRCDRGVAGKHVVVIGRSDIVGKPIASMLSQRTNMANQGDAEGGRDVANATVTIAHSRTENLADLVRQADCVIAAVGIPKLVTADMIRPGATVVDVGINRVDDKLVGDVDFEGVKEVAGAITPVPGGVGPLTIAMLLHNTVKAAELADG from the coding sequence ATGACCGCAACGCTTCTGAACGGAAAACAGATCGCACAGGAGATTCGAGCCGAAATCGCCGAACAGGTTCGCCGGCGTGTTCAGGCCGGGAAATCGCAGCCCAAGCTGTGCGCGATCCTGGTGGGGGATGATCCCGCCAGTCAGGTGTACGTTCGCAACAAAGAACGGGCCTGTGAAAAAGCGGGAATTGCGGGCACGGTCGACCGATTGCCCGCCACCACCACCGGCACCGAACTGCTGGCGCGGATCGAACAACTGAACCACGATCCCACCGTGCACGGCATCCTGGTCCAATTGCCGTTGCCTAAATCCGAATCGTCGGCCGATCCACTGGACGAACGACGGGTATTGGACGCCGTTTCGCCGCTGAAGGACGTGGACGCGTTCAGCCCCGTCAACGTGGGATTGCTGATGCAGGGGCGGCCACGTTTTCTGCCTTGCACCCCGCATGGCGTCGTTCAACTGCTGCATCGCTGTGACCGAGGCGTCGCGGGCAAACACGTCGTGGTGATCGGACGCAGCGATATCGTCGGCAAACCCATCGCGTCGATGCTGTCACAGCGAACGAACATGGCCAATCAAGGCGACGCGGAAGGCGGCCGCGATGTGGCCAACGCCACGGTGACGATCGCCCACAGCCGGACGGAAAACCTTGCCGACCTTGTCCGCCAAGCCGACTGTGTCATCGCAGCAGTGGGCATCCCAAAGCTGGTGACCGCCGACATGATCCGTCCCGGTGCGACGGTCGTAGACGTCGGGATCAATCGAGTCGACGACAAACTGGTCGGCGACGTCGACTTTGAAGGCGTCAAAGAAGTCGCCGGCGCGATCACACCAGTTCCCGGCGGCGTCGGACCATTGACCATCGCCATGCTGCTGCACAACACGGTCAAAGCCGCGGAACTGGCCGACGGATAA
- a CDS encoding lysophospholipid acyltransferase family protein — protein MQAWKRQATDAAAYLLVRLLVSVVQVLPADMGDRMCRVLAWLLTGPIKIRYRVTRENIRRVFPDATEEQAAALMRSMWHSLLLMGCEIAWAQRRLHLCNWPRHIRFRQNRAMLRILLGRRPTVTVTGHFGNFEIGGYLIGLMGFQTTSIARRLDNRFIDDWVKRFRSAKGQHLVDKDGSAPEVERLLRSGGALSLLADQHAGDKGCWVNFLGTPASCHKALALFTLSSGAPMLAAYTRRIDGQPMTFESGCVGVADPADDPNKVCASVQTLTRWYNARLAEAIDMSVEQYWWLHRRWRQPPPKIAKRLQKAAMTQAA, from the coding sequence ATGCAAGCTTGGAAGCGACAGGCCACCGATGCCGCCGCGTACCTTTTGGTGCGGCTGTTGGTTTCGGTCGTGCAGGTGTTGCCGGCCGACATGGGCGATCGTATGTGTCGGGTCTTGGCCTGGTTGCTGACCGGCCCGATCAAGATTCGCTATCGCGTCACACGCGAAAACATCCGCCGTGTCTTTCCCGACGCCACCGAAGAGCAAGCCGCAGCCTTGATGCGGTCGATGTGGCATTCGCTGTTGCTGATGGGATGCGAGATCGCCTGGGCCCAGCGTCGATTGCACCTGTGCAACTGGCCCCGTCACATTCGTTTTCGCCAGAACCGCGCGATGTTGCGAATTTTGTTGGGGCGACGACCCACGGTGACGGTCACCGGGCACTTCGGGAATTTTGAAATCGGTGGCTACTTGATCGGGTTGATGGGCTTTCAAACCACGTCGATCGCGCGGCGGCTGGACAACCGATTCATCGATGATTGGGTCAAGCGTTTTCGCAGTGCGAAGGGCCAGCACTTGGTCGACAAGGACGGCAGCGCACCGGAGGTCGAACGGTTGCTTCGCAGTGGTGGGGCGTTGTCACTGTTGGCCGACCAACACGCGGGTGACAAAGGATGCTGGGTGAATTTTCTGGGCACCCCCGCTTCGTGTCACAAAGCCTTGGCGTTGTTCACATTGTCGTCGGGGGCCCCAATGTTGGCCGCTTACACCCGCCGCATCGACGGACAACCGATGACGTTCGAATCGGGATGCGTCGGCGTCGCTGATCCGGCCGACGATCCGAACAAGGTCTGCGCGAGCGTGCAAACACTGACCCGCTGGTACAACGCGCGGTTGGCCGAAGCGATCGACATGTCCGTGGAACAATACTGGTGGTTGCACCGACGCTGGCGCCAGCCGCCGCCAAAGATCGCCAAGCGTCTGCAGAAAGCTGCGATGACACAGGCGGCGTAG